The following coding sequences lie in one Kitasatospora azatica KCTC 9699 genomic window:
- a CDS encoding lipid II flippase MurJ, with protein sequence MTTTQSPPAPPQVERGRQSSFLAKAFGITAVLSAAGSALGLLRDLLLARFFGADEGTDAFLVSWTVPETAAPLLIEDAMAFLMVPAFSLALVLREERPEGPDPVRQLTAATLPWLLAGLCGLSGATMLWAPQLVHTLAPGLADPALAVTCTRITAVTILPFGVAGYLGAALRAHHRFTAPAVIYVAYNLGILTILTVCHSLFGVRAAALGVAFGSLLMAGVLVGPFVRALRDGRRGRGRAPRGGRGLLLSPLALLPVAAFTLTRQSQVFIERFLGSTLPAGTISHLNYAAKVSQLAMTTAILICTVTFPLVARALAAGDLTAARDRVEKDLGQAAAVVLAGTAFLIACAPAVVSLLFQRGAFSRADTAATAQVIQVYSFGLLAQALIGVMVRPFFSMRPAVRRADDPRPEEAADRLLDWYPVGAMAFGLVVTTLVGLLAIRQFGALGLAAGNAAGITTTAVLLLRGLALRGIALRMRQVLAGQARLLLAAAGAAAAGALAARAVHPAPLSILTGGSAVLTVYLGLGAWLGARELTGPARRVIGLLPRLRPTRRHGDGEGAGPGAAPAPSLEEGTLTDGR encoded by the coding sequence ATGACCACCACCCAGAGCCCGCCGGCGCCCCCGCAGGTCGAGCGCGGGCGCCAATCCTCCTTCCTGGCCAAGGCCTTCGGCATCACCGCGGTGCTCAGTGCGGCCGGCTCGGCGCTCGGCCTGCTGCGCGACCTGCTGCTGGCCCGGTTCTTCGGAGCGGACGAGGGCACCGACGCCTTCCTGGTCTCCTGGACGGTCCCCGAGACGGCGGCGCCGCTGCTGATCGAGGACGCGATGGCCTTCCTGATGGTCCCGGCCTTCAGCCTGGCCCTGGTGCTGCGCGAGGAGCGGCCCGAAGGCCCGGACCCGGTACGGCAGTTGACGGCCGCCACGCTGCCCTGGCTGCTGGCCGGGCTGTGCGGCCTGTCCGGGGCCACCATGCTCTGGGCGCCCCAGCTGGTGCACACCCTGGCCCCGGGGCTGGCCGACCCGGCGCTCGCCGTCACCTGCACCCGGATCACCGCCGTCACCATCCTGCCGTTCGGCGTGGCCGGCTACCTCGGCGCCGCCCTGCGCGCGCACCACCGCTTCACCGCCCCGGCCGTCATCTACGTGGCCTACAACCTGGGCATCCTGACCATCCTGACGGTCTGCCACAGCCTCTTCGGGGTCCGCGCGGCCGCCCTCGGAGTGGCCTTCGGCAGCCTGCTGATGGCCGGGGTGCTGGTCGGTCCGTTCGTCCGGGCGCTACGGGACGGTCGACGCGGGCGGGGGCGGGCGCCGCGCGGCGGCCGCGGACTGCTGCTCAGCCCGCTGGCGCTGCTGCCGGTGGCCGCCTTCACACTGACCCGACAGTCGCAGGTGTTCATCGAGCGCTTCCTCGGCTCGACGCTGCCGGCCGGGACCATCTCGCACCTCAACTACGCCGCCAAGGTCTCCCAGTTGGCGATGACCACCGCGATCCTGATCTGCACGGTGACCTTCCCCCTGGTAGCTCGGGCGCTGGCCGCCGGGGACCTGACCGCCGCCCGGGACCGGGTGGAGAAGGACCTCGGGCAGGCGGCCGCGGTGGTGCTGGCCGGCACGGCCTTCCTGATCGCCTGCGCACCCGCGGTGGTCTCGCTGCTCTTCCAGCGCGGCGCCTTCAGCCGGGCCGACACGGCCGCCACCGCGCAGGTGATCCAGGTGTACAGCTTCGGACTGCTGGCGCAGGCGCTGATCGGGGTGATGGTCCGCCCGTTCTTCTCGATGCGGCCGGCCGTGCGCCGGGCGGACGATCCGCGCCCCGAGGAGGCGGCGGACCGGCTGCTGGACTGGTACCCGGTCGGGGCGATGGCCTTCGGCCTGGTGGTCACCACCCTGGTAGGCCTACTGGCGATCCGTCAGTTCGGCGCGCTGGGACTGGCGGCGGGCAACGCGGCCGGCATCACCACCACGGCGGTGCTGCTGCTGCGCGGGCTCGCACTGCGCGGCATCGCGCTGCGGATGCGCCAGGTGCTCGCCGGGCAGGCCAGGTTGCTGCTTGCGGCTGCGGGCGCCGCAGCCGCCGGCGCGCTCGCCGCCCGCGCGGTGCATCCGGCACCGCTGTCGATCCTGACCGGCGGCAGCGCCGTGCTCACGGTCTACCTCGGCCTCGGCGCCTGGCTCGGAGCCCGCGAACTGACCGGCCCCGCCCGCCGGGTGATCGGACTGCTGCCAAGGCTGCGGCCCACCCGGCGCCACGGGGACGGGGAGGGCGCCGGTCCGGGAGCCGCACCGGCGCCAAGTCTGGAGGAAGGAACGCTGACCGATGGTCGCTGA
- a CDS encoding O-antigen ligase family protein produces MALTLPAADGLKLPAVLRRAGVTALLRRPSLLAAATILLVCVPTGEKDVAAAVHITPADLASLALVGLLALDLLRGRPARSAGQAPGLSRPAALVFAAVTVAAAAATVTSIDPSASLTGFIRLVQIFVLVPAAVLAALRDRTDLRVVLGAFVLAALIEGVVGAEQYLTGTGASYTGQPIRAVGTFGALDIMAMSGVVSFGLLAALALGLAERPGSWGRRALLATAAFLVFPLAVSFSRGSWIATAVGATVLLLKADRRLALRWAALGVAAAIVLVGGLGAGGGGVAERLSSIGSVSGGNEDHSVSDRYDLWATARAIWADHPVTGAGPKSFQRLRDSHAPLRLSSGSDAADSTIGFTREPLLSPHNMYFLVLSEQGLVGMVAYGGLFLSLLIGCLRRPGAAGTAAVGLLCWVLVDFLYADIGGTTTVLTSVILGVATWWALPARETP; encoded by the coding sequence GTGGCGCTCACCCTGCCCGCCGCCGACGGCTTGAAACTGCCCGCGGTGCTGCGGCGAGCCGGAGTCACGGCCCTGCTGCGCCGGCCCAGCCTGCTCGCGGCCGCGACCATCCTGCTGGTCTGCGTGCCGACCGGCGAGAAGGACGTGGCCGCCGCCGTCCACATCACCCCGGCCGACCTCGCCTCACTCGCCCTGGTCGGGCTGCTCGCCCTCGACCTGCTGCGCGGCCGCCCGGCAAGATCGGCCGGACAGGCCCCAGGGCTGAGCCGCCCGGCCGCGCTGGTCTTCGCGGCCGTCACGGTGGCGGCCGCCGCCGCGACCGTCACCTCGATCGACCCGTCCGCCAGCCTGACCGGGTTCATCCGGCTGGTGCAGATCTTCGTGCTGGTCCCGGCCGCCGTGCTGGCCGCGCTGCGCGACCGCACCGACCTGCGGGTGGTGCTCGGCGCCTTCGTGCTGGCCGCGCTGATCGAGGGCGTGGTCGGTGCCGAGCAGTACCTGACCGGCACCGGCGCCTCCTACACCGGGCAGCCGATCCGGGCGGTCGGCACCTTCGGCGCGCTCGACATCATGGCGATGTCCGGGGTGGTCAGCTTCGGGCTGCTGGCCGCGCTGGCCCTCGGCCTGGCGGAGCGGCCGGGCAGTTGGGGCCGGCGGGCGCTGCTGGCGACGGCGGCCTTCCTGGTCTTCCCGCTCGCCGTCTCGTTCAGCCGCGGCAGCTGGATCGCCACCGCCGTCGGCGCCACCGTGCTGCTGCTCAAGGCGGACCGCCGGCTCGCGCTGCGCTGGGCCGCACTGGGCGTGGCGGCGGCGATCGTGCTGGTCGGCGGGCTGGGCGCGGGCGGCGGCGGGGTGGCCGAGCGGCTCAGCAGCATCGGCTCGGTCTCCGGCGGCAACGAGGACCACTCGGTCAGCGACCGCTACGACCTGTGGGCCACCGCCCGGGCGATCTGGGCCGACCACCCGGTCACCGGCGCCGGACCGAAGAGCTTCCAGCGGCTGCGCGACTCGCACGCCCCGCTGCGGCTCTCCTCCGGCAGCGATGCCGCGGACTCCACCATCGGCTTCACCCGCGAACCGCTGCTCTCCCCGCACAACATGTACTTCCTGGTGCTCAGCGAGCAGGGCCTGGTCGGGATGGTGGCCTACGGCGGCCTCTTCCTCTCCCTGCTGATCGGCTGCCTGCGACGGCCCGGTGCGGCCGGTACCGCCGCCGTCGGGCTGCTCTGCTGGGTCCTGGTGGACTTCCTCTACGCCGACATCGGGGGCACCACCACGGTGCTGACCTCGGTGATCCTGGGCGTGGCGACCTGGTGGGCGCTGCCGGCCCGGGAGACCCCATGA
- a CDS encoding sugar transferase, with amino-acid sequence MTIDHESVPRPGRTAANGRRLATEVLDRPARPTQPRTATQLGRHRRRLRSRAALPLGLLVVDLVAACAGSLACATGPAHPLSTAAAVLPVLLPLNLAAGLYRTRMTPSALDELPALAARAVVALAVAVTLAGCLPSAWPSCGPTGWPRLLALLTVLVTLALLGRTLLYGLLRRVRRRHPVPVLLLGAGPLGQRIATALLERPEYGMRPIGFLDPSPVLLPGDSRLSGDSRLPGDSRLTAPVPVLGGREVLEREVRRHGVRRLIATAGASDEQETAVALREAVRLGCQVWLVPALREHGALEPGIRRTADHLWGYPCLRLPRPAMRRPNWAVKRALDIAAAGLGVLLLSPVLAACAVAVRFDTGRGVLFRQQRTGLDGRVFTVLKFRTLRPSNEHESATRWNISQDHRMGAVGRLLRRSSLDELPQLWNVLRGDMTLVGPRPERPYFVMRFSQAYPEYADRHRVPVGLTGLAQVNGLRGDTSIEDRARFDNRYIESWSLWLDVKILLRTAALMLRPDGS; translated from the coding sequence ATGACCATTGACCACGAGAGCGTGCCGCGGCCTGGGCGAACCGCGGCCAACGGCCGGCGGCTCGCAACCGAGGTCCTCGACCGGCCCGCCCGGCCCACTCAGCCGCGCACCGCAACCCAACTGGGCCGGCACCGCCGGCGTCTGCGCTCGCGGGCCGCGCTGCCGCTCGGGCTGCTCGTGGTCGACCTGGTCGCCGCCTGCGCCGGGTCGCTGGCCTGCGCCACCGGTCCCGCCCACCCGCTGAGCACCGCCGCGGCCGTACTGCCCGTCCTGCTGCCGCTCAACCTGGCCGCCGGCCTGTACCGCACCCGGATGACCCCCTCCGCGCTGGACGAACTGCCCGCGCTGGCGGCCCGCGCGGTGGTCGCGCTCGCCGTCGCGGTCACCCTGGCAGGCTGCCTGCCCAGCGCCTGGCCCAGCTGCGGCCCGACCGGCTGGCCCCGACTGCTCGCCCTGCTCACCGTGCTGGTCACGCTCGCGCTGCTCGGCCGCACCCTGCTCTACGGACTGCTCCGCCGGGTCCGGCGCCGCCACCCGGTACCGGTGCTGCTGCTCGGCGCCGGACCGCTCGGCCAGCGGATCGCCACCGCGCTGCTGGAGCGGCCCGAGTACGGCATGCGCCCGATCGGCTTCCTCGACCCGTCCCCCGTCCTGCTGCCCGGTGACTCCCGGCTGTCCGGTGACTCGCGGCTGCCGGGCGACTCCCGGCTGACCGCGCCGGTGCCGGTGCTCGGCGGCCGCGAGGTGCTGGAACGCGAGGTCCGCCGGCACGGAGTGCGCCGCCTGATCGCCACCGCCGGCGCCTCCGACGAGCAGGAGACCGCCGTCGCGCTGCGCGAGGCGGTCCGGCTCGGCTGCCAGGTCTGGCTGGTCCCGGCGCTGCGCGAGCACGGCGCGCTGGAGCCGGGCATCCGCCGCACCGCCGACCACCTCTGGGGCTACCCCTGCCTGCGGCTGCCCCGCCCCGCGATGCGCCGACCCAACTGGGCGGTCAAGCGAGCACTGGACATCGCCGCCGCCGGGCTCGGCGTGCTGCTGCTCTCCCCGGTGCTCGCCGCCTGCGCGGTCGCCGTGCGCTTCGACACCGGCAGGGGCGTGCTGTTCCGCCAGCAGCGCACCGGACTCGACGGCCGGGTCTTCACCGTGCTCAAGTTCCGCACCCTGCGCCCCAGCAACGAGCACGAGTCGGCGACCCGCTGGAACATCTCCCAGGACCACCGGATGGGCGCCGTCGGCCGGTTGCTGCGCCGCAGCTCGCTGGACGAACTCCCGCAGCTGTGGAACGTGCTGCGCGGCGACATGACCCTGGTCGGCCCGCGTCCCGAACGCCCGTACTTCGTCATGCGGTTCAGCCAGGCCTACCCGGAGTACGCCGACCGGCACCGGGTCCCGGTCGGACTGACCGGTCTGGCCCAGGTGAACGGGCTGCGCGGGGACACCTCGATCGAGGACCGGGCCCGCTTCGACAACCGCTACATCGAGAGCTGGAGCCTCTGGCTGGACGTCAAGATCCTGCTGCGCACCGCGGCCCTGATGCTCCGACCCGACGGGAGCTGA
- a CDS encoding zinc ribbon domain-containing protein, protein MKVVVQVKLLPTAQQAAALSATLSTCNQAADAASVVAFKEKAFSRNELQKLVYADLKAQFGLGAQAAVRTVKKVVDAYTTLRASVRAGNLGGPASKRRCKAEGKPIAFRSDAAQPYDDRLLSWRHDAGTVSIGERTGRGIALEDLGTIRDRVRPHQHQRAALSSWPFHQLGEHVAYKAARKGVPVLMVDAAYTSQTCPRCRHVSRRNRPSRDWFCCRRCGLAGPADVVAGVNVRNRARSAWAFVNMPQLEPTSKVA, encoded by the coding sequence GTGAAGGTCGTGGTGCAGGTGAAGCTGTTGCCGACCGCCCAGCAGGCGGCGGCGCTCAGCGCAACCCTGTCTACGTGCAACCAGGCCGCTGACGCGGCGTCGGTGGTCGCGTTCAAGGAGAAGGCGTTCTCCCGCAACGAATTGCAGAAGCTCGTATACGCGGACCTCAAAGCGCAGTTCGGGCTGGGAGCGCAGGCCGCGGTGCGGACCGTGAAGAAGGTCGTCGACGCCTACACGACGCTTCGCGCCAGCGTGCGGGCCGGAAACCTCGGCGGCCCCGCCTCCAAACGCCGTTGCAAGGCCGAAGGAAAGCCGATCGCCTTCCGCTCCGATGCAGCACAGCCGTACGACGACCGCTTGCTGTCCTGGCGGCACGACGCAGGGACGGTATCGATTGGCGAACGCACCGGACGCGGGATCGCCCTGGAAGACCTCGGGACGATCCGCGACCGGGTACGGCCTCACCAGCACCAGCGGGCCGCGCTCTCCTCCTGGCCGTTCCACCAGCTCGGCGAGCACGTCGCCTACAAGGCCGCCCGCAAGGGCGTCCCCGTGCTCATGGTGGACGCGGCCTACACCTCCCAGACGTGCCCGCGCTGTCGGCATGTCTCCCGCAGGAACCGTCCAAGTCGGGATTGGTTCTGTTGTCGTCGGTGCGGTCTCGCTGGGCCCGCCGATGTCGTCGCCGGGGTCAATGTGCGCAACCGCGCACGCTCGGCGTGGGCCTTCGTCAACATGCCCCAACTCGAACCCACCTCCAAAGTGGCATAG
- a CDS encoding glycosyltransferase, whose product MHLTILHVSQPVDGGVARVVTDLVRGQRAAGHRVLVACPPGGRLGPEAVAAGAESLDWPARRSPGPSVTAETARLRRLVQQVAPDLVHLHSAKAGLAGRLAVRGRLPTVFQPHAWSFAAATGSLATASIRWERYATRWASSVLCVSEQEQLDGEAVGVEAAFTVVPNGVDLAHYAPAERRAARLSLGLDLSEPLAVCVGRLCRQKGQDLLLAAWPAVLRRVPTARLALVGGGPDAQALAAQARALPEPYRVRLTGDVPDPRPWLAAADLVVLPSRWEGMALAPLEAMAMARPVLLADVPGAREQLPPAQREGGLIPVNDPAALTNALAAALSEPLDCAQRGVAARGWVTGRHDIRTVVARVSELYQKSIIAGQSTPRVPARI is encoded by the coding sequence GTGCATCTGACGATCCTTCATGTCTCCCAGCCGGTGGACGGCGGCGTCGCCCGAGTGGTCACCGATCTGGTGCGCGGGCAGCGCGCGGCCGGCCACCGGGTGCTGGTGGCCTGCCCGCCCGGCGGCCGGCTCGGGCCCGAGGCGGTGGCGGCGGGGGCCGAGTCGCTGGACTGGCCGGCCCGCCGCTCGCCGGGGCCCAGCGTGACCGCCGAGACCGCCCGGCTGCGCCGCCTGGTCCAGCAGGTGGCCCCCGACCTGGTCCACCTGCACAGCGCCAAGGCCGGTCTGGCCGGCCGGCTGGCCGTGCGGGGGCGGCTGCCCACCGTCTTCCAGCCGCACGCCTGGTCCTTCGCCGCCGCCACCGGGTCCCTCGCCACCGCCAGCATCCGCTGGGAGCGGTATGCGACGCGCTGGGCCAGCTCGGTGCTCTGTGTCAGCGAGCAGGAGCAGCTCGACGGCGAGGCGGTCGGCGTCGAGGCCGCGTTCACCGTGGTGCCCAACGGGGTCGACCTGGCCCACTACGCGCCGGCCGAGCGCCGGGCCGCCCGCCTCTCGCTCGGCCTCGACCTGTCCGAGCCGCTGGCCGTCTGCGTGGGCCGGCTCTGTCGGCAGAAGGGGCAGGACCTGCTGCTCGCCGCCTGGCCGGCGGTGCTGCGCCGGGTGCCGACGGCCCGGTTGGCGCTGGTCGGCGGCGGTCCGGACGCGCAGGCGCTGGCCGCGCAGGCGCGGGCGCTGCCGGAGCCGTACCGGGTGCGGCTGACCGGTGACGTACCGGACCCGCGCCCCTGGTTGGCGGCCGCCGATCTGGTGGTGCTGCCCTCGCGCTGGGAAGGGATGGCGCTGGCCCCGCTGGAGGCGATGGCGATGGCCCGGCCGGTGCTGCTGGCCGATGTGCCGGGGGCCCGCGAGCAGTTGCCGCCGGCCCAGCGGGAGGGTGGGCTGATCCCGGTGAACGATCCGGCCGCGCTGACCAACGCGCTGGCGGCGGCGCTGTCCGAGCCGCTGGACTGTGCCCAGCGCGGGGTGGCGGCGCGGGGCTGGGTGACGGGCCGTCATGACATTCGCACGGTGGTCGCTCGGGTGTCCGAGCTGTATCAGAAGTCGATCATCGCGGGCCAGTCGACTCCCCGTGTCCCCGCGCGGATCTGA
- a CDS encoding SRPBCC family protein: MAQVHARTERTYTATPEQVYEAVADYSTVRPKLLPAQYSEYEVRAGGIGAGTQVHWKLQATEKRVRDCLFTVSAPTAGTLVETDANSSMVITWTVAAAAAAGQTTVAIETTWQGAGGIGGFFERTFAPKGLNRIHDEVLARLENYVK; this comes from the coding sequence ATGGCCCAGGTCCACGCCCGCACCGAGCGGACCTACACCGCCACCCCGGAGCAGGTGTACGAGGCGGTCGCCGACTACAGCACGGTCCGGCCGAAGCTGCTGCCCGCGCAGTACAGCGAGTACGAGGTGCGGGCCGGCGGGATCGGCGCGGGCACCCAGGTGCACTGGAAGCTGCAGGCCACCGAGAAGCGGGTGCGGGACTGCCTCTTCACGGTCAGCGCGCCCACGGCCGGCACCCTGGTGGAGACCGACGCCAACTCCTCGATGGTGATCACCTGGACGGTCGCCGCGGCCGCCGCCGCCGGGCAGACCACGGTGGCGATCGAGACCACTTGGCAGGGCGCCGGCGGCATCGGCGGCTTCTTCGAGCGCACCTTCGCGCCCAAGGGCCTGAACCGGATCCACGACGAGGTGCTGGCCCGCCTCGAGAACTACGTGAAGTGA
- a CDS encoding HipA family kinase → MLTSVKALRYLDPLRAGGSVPGIVETDDLGTYVVKFTGAAQGHKALVAEVIVGELGRRLGLRIPELVLVDFDPAVAAHEPDPEIQDLLKASAGLNLGMDYLPGSRDFRPGEALAVDRVEAGRVVWLDALTANVDRTRSNPNLMVWHRRLWLIDNGAGLVFHHRWSTHLTSIDRGYPMENHALGPYAPDVAHADAELAPKVTEALLREVVALVPEEWLTPAEDGFATVDELREAYVQHLAARAAVSERWLPREFATEEQLRSAEAAARARSQAGRPAWLQQVPDLHGH, encoded by the coding sequence GTGCTGACTTCGGTGAAGGCTCTTCGCTATCTCGACCCGCTGCGGGCCGGCGGTTCGGTCCCCGGCATCGTGGAGACCGACGACCTGGGCACCTACGTGGTCAAGTTCACCGGCGCCGCGCAGGGCCACAAGGCGCTGGTGGCCGAGGTGATCGTCGGCGAGCTGGGCCGCCGGTTGGGCCTGCGGATCCCCGAGCTGGTGCTGGTCGACTTCGACCCGGCGGTGGCCGCGCACGAGCCCGACCCCGAGATCCAGGACCTGCTGAAGGCCAGCGCCGGCCTCAACCTGGGGATGGACTACCTGCCCGGCTCACGCGACTTCAGGCCCGGCGAGGCCCTGGCGGTCGACCGGGTCGAAGCCGGACGGGTGGTCTGGCTGGACGCGCTGACCGCCAACGTCGACCGCACCCGCAGCAACCCGAACCTGATGGTCTGGCACCGGCGGCTCTGGCTGATCGACAACGGCGCCGGGCTGGTCTTCCACCACCGCTGGTCGACCCACCTCACCTCGATCGACCGCGGCTATCCGATGGAGAACCACGCGCTCGGCCCGTACGCACCCGATGTCGCGCACGCGGACGCCGAGTTGGCGCCGAAGGTGACCGAGGCGCTGCTGCGCGAGGTGGTGGCGCTGGTACCCGAGGAGTGGCTCACCCCGGCCGAGGACGGCTTCGCCACCGTCGACGAGCTGCGCGAGGCCTATGTGCAGCACCTGGCAGCCCGTGCCGCGGTCTCCGAGCGGTGGCTGCCGCGGGAGTTCGCGACGGAGGAGCAGCTGCGCTCGGCGGAGGCGGCCGCCCGGGCGCGCAGCCAGGCCGGTCGGCCGGCCTGGCTGCAGCAGGTACCGGACCTGCACGGGCACTGA
- a CDS encoding CU044_2847 family protein has translation MKASIETMPDGLVKVARPGQVVARATRSLGEMVAGVRPVAEQFVNGFRGMAVAPDEISVEFGLSLSAAADVVISSTAANAHFQVSLTWHRPRPGSPENPESPEGSEGSESSEG, from the coding sequence GTGAAGGCCAGCATCGAGACCATGCCGGACGGCCTGGTCAAGGTGGCTCGGCCCGGGCAGGTGGTCGCGCGGGCGACTCGGTCGCTGGGCGAGATGGTGGCCGGGGTGCGGCCGGTCGCCGAGCAATTCGTCAACGGGTTCCGAGGGATGGCTGTCGCTCCGGACGAGATATCCGTCGAGTTCGGGCTCTCGCTGTCCGCCGCGGCGGATGTGGTGATCTCGAGTACCGCCGCGAACGCCCACTTCCAGGTCTCGCTGACCTGGCATCGACCCCGTCCAGGGAGCCCCGAGAACCCCGAGAGCCCGGAAGGTTCCGAAGGCTCCGAGAGCTCGGAGGGCTGA